The Melopsittacus undulatus isolate bMelUnd1 chromosome 12, bMelUnd1.mat.Z, whole genome shotgun sequence genome has a segment encoding these proteins:
- the VAMP3 gene encoding vesicle-associated membrane protein 3 → MSASVPGSSNVAAGSNRRLQQTQHQVDEVVDIMRVNVDKVLERDQKLSELDDRADALQAGASQFETSAAKLKRKYWWKNCKMWVILIAVVVMIIIIIIVWSIYS, encoded by the exons AT GTCAGCCAGTGTTCCTGGGAGCTCAAATGTGGCTGCTGGCAGTAACCGTCGTCTTCAGCAGACGCAGCACCAAGTAGATGAG GTTGTTGACATCATGAGAGTGAATGTGGACAAGGTACTGGAGCGAGATCAGAAGCTGTCAGAGCTGGATGACCGTGCTGATGcgctgcaggcaggagcttcCCAGTTTGAGACCAGTGCAGCcaagctgaaaagaaagtatTGGTGGAAGAACTGTAAG ATGTGGGTGATATTGATAGCTGTTGTTGTCAtgatcatcatcatcattattg
- the CAMTA1 gene encoding calmodulin-binding transcription activator 1 isoform X1, which yields MSILERLEQMERRMAEMTGSQQHKQGVGGGSNGNGNGGTQVQCVSGTGTLGSCFESRVVVVCEKMMSRACWAKSKHLIHSKTFRGMTLLHLAAAQGYATLIQTLIKWRTKHADSIDLELEVDPLNVDHFSCTPLMWACALGHMDAAVVLYKWDRRAISIPDSLGRLPLAIARSRGHVKLAECLEQLQRDEQTQLGQNPRIQCPSSTESNTENWVSQWQSELIASQEPQKGVTVISSTNTELRRPRSEPSSYYSSETQKDYPAPKKHKLSPEYFQARQEKLLSTALSLEQPSIRKQNSSSKQSATETISPSEGIRDYSRELSQHIPEVTGYRSSGSQAGIKWNPKDIYIGVSAVQVAGSQKGAVLGKDTVAHRLRQREQMNVLMMADREMVDAELLSYRDNAGDEDCLHQMDDLQVNMMTLAEHIIEATPDRIKRENFVPMESPLVERTDSAAMSTTMSWLASYLADVDHLPSAAQIRSLYSEPLTPSSNTSLSPAGSPISEIAFEKPSLPSAADWSEFLSASTSEKVENEFAQLTLSDHEQRELYEAAKLVQTVFRKYKGRPLREQQEVAAAVIQRCYRKYKQYALYKKMTQAAILIQSKFRSYYEQKKFQQSRRAAMLIQQYYRSYKECGKRRQNRRAATIVQQKLRSSLLTKKQDQAARKIMRFLRRCRHRVKELKKAKELEDTQQHPVAM from the exons ATGTCAATATTGGAGCGACTTGAgcagatggagaggagaatggCTGAAATGACAGGCTCCCAGCAGCACAAACAAGGAGTAGGAGGAGGgagcaatgggaatgggaacggaGGAACGCAGGTACAG TGCGTTTCTGGGACTGGGACACTGGGCAGCTGCTTTGAGAGCCGCGTGGTGGTGGTGTGCGAGAAGATGATGAGTCGTGCTTGCTGGGCAAAGTCCAAACACTTGATCCATTCAAAGACTTTCCGAGGAATGACACTGCTCCACCTCGCTGCTGCCCAGGGCTATGCTACACTGATCCAGACCCTCATCAAATGGCG CACCAAACATGCAGACAGCATTGATCTGGAGCTGGAAGTTGACCCTTTGAATGTGGATCATTTCTCCTGCACTCCTCTG atgtgGGCATGTGCCCTGGGCCACATGGATGCAGCTGTGGTGCTGTACAAGTGGGACCGCCGAGCCATCTCTATCCCTGACTCCCTTGGGAGACTGCCACTGGCCATTGCCCGGTCTCGGGGCCACGTGAAGTTGGCAGAGTGCTTGGAGCAGCTACAGAGAGATGAGCAAACTCAGCTCGGGCAAAACCCCAGGATTCAGTGCCCTTCAAGCACAGAGTCCAACACGGAAAACTGGGTGTCCCAGTGGCAGAGTGAGCTTATTGCCTCTCAGGAgcctcagaagggagtcactGTGATTTCCAGTACAAACACAG AGCTGAGACGACCAAGATCAGAACCTTCCAGTTACTACAGTAGTGAGACTCAGAAAGATTACCCTGCACCCAAAAAGCATAAGTTGAGCCCTGAATATTTTCAAGCCCGGCAAGAGAAGCTGCTTTCCACTGCATTGAGTCTGGAACAACCAAGCATCAGGAAGCAgaactccagctccaagcaatCTGCCACTGAGACAATCAGCCCCAGTGAAGGGATAAGGGACTATAGCCGAGAGCtctcccagcacatcccagaaGTTACTGGGTACCGGAGCTCTGGCAGCCAAGCAGGCATCAAATGGAACCCAAAAGACATTTATATTGGTGTGTCTGCAGTGCAGGTGGCAGGGAGCCAGAagggggctgtgctggggaaggacacAGTAGCCCATCGGCTACGCCAGCGGGAGCAGATGAACGTGCTGATGATGGCTGACAGGGAGATGGTGGATGCAGAGCTCTTGTCCTATAGGGACAATGCAGGGGATGAGGACTGCTTACACCAAATGGATGACTTGCAG GTGAACATGATGACACTTGCAGAGCACATCATTGAAGCAACGCCTGACAGGATCAAGCGGGAGAATTTTGTGCCAATGGAGTCACCGCTGGTGGAGAGAACAGACAGTGCTGCCATGAGCACCACAATGAGCTGGCTGGCCAGTTACCTTGCTGATGTCGATCATCTGCCGAGTGCTGCACAGATAAG AAGTCTGTATAGTGAACCCCTGACCCCTTCTTCGAACACCAGCTTGAGCCCTGCAGGCTCACCAATCAGTGAAATAGCTTTTGAGAAACCCAGCCTTCCCTCGGCAGCAGACTGGTCTGAATTTCTAAGTGCATCCACCAGCGAGAAGGTAGAAAATGAGTTTGCACAGTTAACTCTGTCTGATCATGAGCAGAGAGAACTCTATGAAGCTGCCAAACTCGTCCAGACAGTGTTCAGGAAATATAAG GGTCGTCCTCTTCGGGAACAGCAagaggtggctgctgctgtcatTCAGCGTTGCTACCGAAAATACAAACAG TATGCACTTTATAAGAAGATGACGCAAGCTGCCATTCTGATCCAGAGCAAATTCCGAAGTTACTACGAGCAGAAGAAATTCCAGCAGAGCCGCCGGGCCGCGATGCTCATCCAGCAGTACTATCGCAGCTACAAGGAGTGTGGGAAGAGGAGGCAAAACCGTCGGGCAGCCACCATTGTACAGCAGAAACTCAG AAGCAGTCTGCTTACCAAGAAGCAGGATCAAGCTGCTCGCAAGATTATGCGGTTTTTACGACGCTGCCGCCACAG aGTGAAAGAATTGAAAAAGGCCAAGGAACTTGAAGATACGCAGCAGCATCCCGTAGCAATGTGA
- the CAMTA1 gene encoding calmodulin-binding transcription activator 1 isoform X2 gives MSILERLEQMERRMAEMTGSQQHKQGVGGGSNGNGNGGTQVQCVSGTGTLGSCFESRVVVVCEKMMSRACWAKSKHLIHSKTFRGMTLLHLAAAQGYATLIQTLIKWRTKHADSIDLELEVDPLNVDHFSCTPLMWACALGHMDAAVVLYKWDRRAISIPDSLGRLPLAIARSRGHVKLAECLEQLQRDEQTQLGQNPRIQCPSSTESNTENWVSQWQSELIASQEPQKGVTVISSTNTELRRPRSEPSSYYSSETQKDYPAPKKHKLSPEYFQARQEKLLSTALSLEQPSIRKQNSSSKQSATETISPSEGIRDYSRELSQHIPEVTGYRSSGSQAGIKWNPKDIYIGVSAVQVAGSQKGAVLGKDTVAHRLRQREQMNVLMMADREMVDAELLSYRDNAGDEDCLHQMDDLQVNMMTLAEHIIEATPDRIKRENFVPMESPLVERTDSAAMSTTMSWLASYLADVDHLPSAAQIRSLYSEPLTPSSNTSLSPAGSPISEIAFEKPSLPSAADWSEFLSASTSEKVENEFAQLTLSDHEQRELYEAAKLVQTVFRKYKGRPLREQQEVAAAVIQRCYRKYKQYALYKKMTQAAILIQSKFRSYYEQKKFQQSRRAAMLIQQYYRSYKECGKRRQNRRAATIVQQKLRVKELKKAKELEDTQQHPVAM, from the exons ATGTCAATATTGGAGCGACTTGAgcagatggagaggagaatggCTGAAATGACAGGCTCCCAGCAGCACAAACAAGGAGTAGGAGGAGGgagcaatgggaatgggaacggaGGAACGCAGGTACAG TGCGTTTCTGGGACTGGGACACTGGGCAGCTGCTTTGAGAGCCGCGTGGTGGTGGTGTGCGAGAAGATGATGAGTCGTGCTTGCTGGGCAAAGTCCAAACACTTGATCCATTCAAAGACTTTCCGAGGAATGACACTGCTCCACCTCGCTGCTGCCCAGGGCTATGCTACACTGATCCAGACCCTCATCAAATGGCG CACCAAACATGCAGACAGCATTGATCTGGAGCTGGAAGTTGACCCTTTGAATGTGGATCATTTCTCCTGCACTCCTCTG atgtgGGCATGTGCCCTGGGCCACATGGATGCAGCTGTGGTGCTGTACAAGTGGGACCGCCGAGCCATCTCTATCCCTGACTCCCTTGGGAGACTGCCACTGGCCATTGCCCGGTCTCGGGGCCACGTGAAGTTGGCAGAGTGCTTGGAGCAGCTACAGAGAGATGAGCAAACTCAGCTCGGGCAAAACCCCAGGATTCAGTGCCCTTCAAGCACAGAGTCCAACACGGAAAACTGGGTGTCCCAGTGGCAGAGTGAGCTTATTGCCTCTCAGGAgcctcagaagggagtcactGTGATTTCCAGTACAAACACAG AGCTGAGACGACCAAGATCAGAACCTTCCAGTTACTACAGTAGTGAGACTCAGAAAGATTACCCTGCACCCAAAAAGCATAAGTTGAGCCCTGAATATTTTCAAGCCCGGCAAGAGAAGCTGCTTTCCACTGCATTGAGTCTGGAACAACCAAGCATCAGGAAGCAgaactccagctccaagcaatCTGCCACTGAGACAATCAGCCCCAGTGAAGGGATAAGGGACTATAGCCGAGAGCtctcccagcacatcccagaaGTTACTGGGTACCGGAGCTCTGGCAGCCAAGCAGGCATCAAATGGAACCCAAAAGACATTTATATTGGTGTGTCTGCAGTGCAGGTGGCAGGGAGCCAGAagggggctgtgctggggaaggacacAGTAGCCCATCGGCTACGCCAGCGGGAGCAGATGAACGTGCTGATGATGGCTGACAGGGAGATGGTGGATGCAGAGCTCTTGTCCTATAGGGACAATGCAGGGGATGAGGACTGCTTACACCAAATGGATGACTTGCAG GTGAACATGATGACACTTGCAGAGCACATCATTGAAGCAACGCCTGACAGGATCAAGCGGGAGAATTTTGTGCCAATGGAGTCACCGCTGGTGGAGAGAACAGACAGTGCTGCCATGAGCACCACAATGAGCTGGCTGGCCAGTTACCTTGCTGATGTCGATCATCTGCCGAGTGCTGCACAGATAAG AAGTCTGTATAGTGAACCCCTGACCCCTTCTTCGAACACCAGCTTGAGCCCTGCAGGCTCACCAATCAGTGAAATAGCTTTTGAGAAACCCAGCCTTCCCTCGGCAGCAGACTGGTCTGAATTTCTAAGTGCATCCACCAGCGAGAAGGTAGAAAATGAGTTTGCACAGTTAACTCTGTCTGATCATGAGCAGAGAGAACTCTATGAAGCTGCCAAACTCGTCCAGACAGTGTTCAGGAAATATAAG GGTCGTCCTCTTCGGGAACAGCAagaggtggctgctgctgtcatTCAGCGTTGCTACCGAAAATACAAACAG TATGCACTTTATAAGAAGATGACGCAAGCTGCCATTCTGATCCAGAGCAAATTCCGAAGTTACTACGAGCAGAAGAAATTCCAGCAGAGCCGCCGGGCCGCGATGCTCATCCAGCAGTACTATCGCAGCTACAAGGAGTGTGGGAAGAGGAGGCAAAACCGTCGGGCAGCCACCATTGTACAGCAGAAACTCAG aGTGAAAGAATTGAAAAAGGCCAAGGAACTTGAAGATACGCAGCAGCATCCCGTAGCAATGTGA